The proteins below come from a single Larimichthys crocea isolate SSNF chromosome II, L_crocea_2.0, whole genome shotgun sequence genomic window:
- the LOC104937616 gene encoding serine/threonine-protein kinase MAK isoform X3 — MTNCWTAWDCQGCSAKERQGSLWTMNRYTTLKQLGDGTYGSVLLGKSNETGELVAIKRMKRKFYSWDECLNLREVKSLKKLSHANVVRLREVVRENDYLYFVFEYMKENLYQLMKERNKLFPESVVRNMTFQILQGLSFIHEHGYFHRDMKPENLLCMGPELVKIADFGLAREIRSQPPYTDYVSTRWYRAPEVLLKSNTYSSPIDIWAVGCIMAELYTLRPLFPGNSEVDEIFKICQVLGTLKKSDWPEGYNLATSMNFRFPKCVPTSLRSLIPNASNEAITLMKDMLQWDPEKRPSAAQALRYPYFHVGQALGAPLKYSEQLKAEAKMSEVAPETKPLSLCKTGQESGEPIKTQMELQTCIQTLHQPLQQISLPQDNMEPSTKQAMCFTTSQDGQQEPLSLVKNRQTMSWQAATREAPTGAENNMTSARTGRRRWGQTSFKSMDSWDEGDDPDAGVSISKKPTISSLKEKGPDGPSCRFPDSKDDTVSMLQSHGELNRSDSSTSSAKQHYLRQSRYLPGVNLKSNSSVGSQGVGRNLWDSSCVSRGQGLEFPPHDESFMNNPTKTYMSPFQKTETGADRRPRITLAPIGGNSAIDLSTAADLRVESKIKPSKSKASSNKPVLSHEEYAGSRSRSLNPQFSGSSTSITGKNTYLKSTNIQPVHGRVDWSAKYGGHQ; from the exons ATGACCAACTGTTGGACTGCGTGGGACTGTCAAGGCTGCTCGGCGAAGGAGAGGCAGGGCTCTCTGTGGACGATGAACCGCTACACCACGCTGAAGCAGCTGGGGGACGGCACGTATGGCAGCGTCCTCCTGGGAAAGAGCAATGAGACTGGGGAGCTGGTGGCCATAAAGAG gatgaagaggaagttTTATTCTTGGGATGAGTGCTTGAATCTGCGAGAGGTGAAG tcgCTGAAGAAGCTGAGCCATGCCAACGTGGTGAGACTGAGAGAAGTCGTCAGAGAGAATGACTACCTCTACTTTGTCTTTGAGTATATGAAAGAAAACCTCTATCAGCTCATGAAAGAAAG AAACAAGTTGTTCCCTGAGTCAGTCGTCAGAAACATGACATTTCAGATATTACAGGGACTGTCCTTTATCCATGAACATG GGTACTTCCATCGTGATATGAAACCGGAGAACTTGCTGTGCATGGGCCCAGAGCTGGTTAAGATTGCTGACTTTGGACTAGCGAGAGAAATCCGCTCACAGCCACCTTACACTGATTATGTGTCCACAAGATG GTACCGGGCCCCAGAGGTTCTGCTAAAGTCGAACACCTACAGTTCACCCATCGACATCTGGGCCGTGGGATGCATCATGGCGGAGCTTTACACGCTCAGGCCGCTGTTCCCTGGCAACAGCGAGGTGGACGAGATCTTCAAGATCTGTCAGGTGCTGGGAACGCTGAAGAAG TCGGACTGGCCCGAGGGCTACAACCTGGCCACCTCGATGAACTTCCGCTTCCCAAAGTGTGTCCCCACCAGCCTCAGATCCCTGATCCCCAACGCCAGCAACGAGGCGATCACGCTGATGAAAGACATGCTGCAGTGGGACCCTGAGAAAAGGCCGAGTGCTGCTCAg GCTCTGCGGTATCCATACTTCCATGTCGGGCAGGCACTCGGTGCACCTCTTAAGTACTCGGAGCAGCTGAAGGCTGAGGCAAAGATGTCCGAGGTGGCTCCAGAGACGAAGCCTCTGTCCCTCTGTAAGACGGGCCAAGAGTCCGGTGAGCCAATAAAAACTCAGATGGAGCTGCAGACCTGCATCCAAACTCTCCACCAGCCCCTTCAGCAGATCTCCCTACCTCAGGACAACATGGAGCCAAGCACAAAACAAGCAATGTGTTTCACCACGTCGCAAGACGGGCAGCAGGAACCTCTCAGCCTGGTGAAAAACAGGCAAACGATGAGCTGGCAGGCT GCTACAAGAGAAGCTCCCACAGGAGCAGAGAACAACATGACCTCAGCCCGGACTGGACGCCGACGATGGGGACAGACGTCTTTCAAGTCCATGGACAGCTGGGACGAAGGTGACGATCCAGATGCTGGAGTTTCCATCTCCAAAAAACCGACCATCAGCTCTCTGAAGGAAAAAGGACCAGACGGGCCCAGCTGTCG ATTTCCAGACTCAAAGGACGACACGGTATCAATGCTCCAGAGCCACGGTGAGCTGAACAGATCTGATTCCTCCACCTCGTCTGCCAAGCAGCACTACCTCCGCCAGTCCAGATATCTGCCAG GCGTAAATCTGAAAAGCAACTCCTCAGTAGGAAGCCAGGGGGTCGGCAGAAACCTTTGGGACAGCTCGTGTGTATCCAGAGGACAGGGGCTGGAGTTCCCTCCACATGACG AGTCCTTCATGAACAACCCAACTAAGACCTACATGTCACCTTTTCAGAAGACTGAAACAGGAGCAGACAGGAGACCGAGGATTACCCTGGCACCGATAGGAGGCAACTCTGCTA TTGATCTTTCAACTGCTGCTGATCTAAGAGTCGAGTCTAAAATCAAACCGTCCAAAAGTAAAGCTTCCTCAAACAAACCGGTGCTCTCACATGaag AATACGCAGGCTCGAGGAGCAGATCCCTGAATCCTCAGTTCTCTGGATCCAGCACAAGCATTACAGGGAAGAACACTTATTTAAAGAGCACAAACATCCAGCCGGTGCACGGTCGAGTAGACTGGAGCGCCAAATACGGAGGCCACCAGTAA
- the LOC104937616 gene encoding serine/threonine-protein kinase MAK isoform X5 — MTNCWTAWDCQGCSAKERQGSLWTMNRYTTLKQLGDGTYGSVLLGKSNETGELVAIKRMKRKFYSWDECLNLREVKSLKKLSHANVVRLREVVRENDYLYFVFEYMKENLYQLMKERNKLFPESVVRNMTFQILQGLSFIHEHGYFHRDMKPENLLCMGPELVKIADFGLAREIRSQPPYTDYVSTRWYRAPEVLLKSNTYSSPIDIWAVGCIMAELYTLRPLFPGNSEVDEIFKICQVLGTLKKSDWPEGYNLATSMNFRFPKCVPTSLRSLIPNASNEAITLMKDMLQWDPEKRPSAAQALRYPYFHVGQALGAPLKYSEQLKAEAKMSEVAPETKPLSLCKTGQESGEPIKTQMELQTCIQTLHQPLQQISLPQDNMEPSTKQAMCFTTSQDGQQEPLSLVKNRQTMSWQAATREAPTGAENNMTSARTGRRRWGQTSFKSMDSWDEGDDPDAGVSISKKPTISSLKEKGPDGPSCRFPDSKDDTVSMLQSHGELNRSDSSTSSAKQHYLRQSRYLPGVNLKSNSSVGSQGVGRNLWDSSCVSRGQGLEFPPHDDISLPKLTDKQPLKEKTLKDLNLSKED; from the exons ATGACCAACTGTTGGACTGCGTGGGACTGTCAAGGCTGCTCGGCGAAGGAGAGGCAGGGCTCTCTGTGGACGATGAACCGCTACACCACGCTGAAGCAGCTGGGGGACGGCACGTATGGCAGCGTCCTCCTGGGAAAGAGCAATGAGACTGGGGAGCTGGTGGCCATAAAGAG gatgaagaggaagttTTATTCTTGGGATGAGTGCTTGAATCTGCGAGAGGTGAAG tcgCTGAAGAAGCTGAGCCATGCCAACGTGGTGAGACTGAGAGAAGTCGTCAGAGAGAATGACTACCTCTACTTTGTCTTTGAGTATATGAAAGAAAACCTCTATCAGCTCATGAAAGAAAG AAACAAGTTGTTCCCTGAGTCAGTCGTCAGAAACATGACATTTCAGATATTACAGGGACTGTCCTTTATCCATGAACATG GGTACTTCCATCGTGATATGAAACCGGAGAACTTGCTGTGCATGGGCCCAGAGCTGGTTAAGATTGCTGACTTTGGACTAGCGAGAGAAATCCGCTCACAGCCACCTTACACTGATTATGTGTCCACAAGATG GTACCGGGCCCCAGAGGTTCTGCTAAAGTCGAACACCTACAGTTCACCCATCGACATCTGGGCCGTGGGATGCATCATGGCGGAGCTTTACACGCTCAGGCCGCTGTTCCCTGGCAACAGCGAGGTGGACGAGATCTTCAAGATCTGTCAGGTGCTGGGAACGCTGAAGAAG TCGGACTGGCCCGAGGGCTACAACCTGGCCACCTCGATGAACTTCCGCTTCCCAAAGTGTGTCCCCACCAGCCTCAGATCCCTGATCCCCAACGCCAGCAACGAGGCGATCACGCTGATGAAAGACATGCTGCAGTGGGACCCTGAGAAAAGGCCGAGTGCTGCTCAg GCTCTGCGGTATCCATACTTCCATGTCGGGCAGGCACTCGGTGCACCTCTTAAGTACTCGGAGCAGCTGAAGGCTGAGGCAAAGATGTCCGAGGTGGCTCCAGAGACGAAGCCTCTGTCCCTCTGTAAGACGGGCCAAGAGTCCGGTGAGCCAATAAAAACTCAGATGGAGCTGCAGACCTGCATCCAAACTCTCCACCAGCCCCTTCAGCAGATCTCCCTACCTCAGGACAACATGGAGCCAAGCACAAAACAAGCAATGTGTTTCACCACGTCGCAAGACGGGCAGCAGGAACCTCTCAGCCTGGTGAAAAACAGGCAAACGATGAGCTGGCAGGCT GCTACAAGAGAAGCTCCCACAGGAGCAGAGAACAACATGACCTCAGCCCGGACTGGACGCCGACGATGGGGACAGACGTCTTTCAAGTCCATGGACAGCTGGGACGAAGGTGACGATCCAGATGCTGGAGTTTCCATCTCCAAAAAACCGACCATCAGCTCTCTGAAGGAAAAAGGACCAGACGGGCCCAGCTGTCG ATTTCCAGACTCAAAGGACGACACGGTATCAATGCTCCAGAGCCACGGTGAGCTGAACAGATCTGATTCCTCCACCTCGTCTGCCAAGCAGCACTACCTCCGCCAGTCCAGATATCTGCCAG GCGTAAATCTGAAAAGCAACTCCTCAGTAGGAAGCCAGGGGGTCGGCAGAAACCTTTGGGACAGCTCGTGTGTATCCAGAGGACAGGGGCTGGAGTTCCCTCCACATGACG acaTTAGCCTTCCTAAACTAACAGATAAGCAGCCTCTAAAAGAAAAGACCCTGAAGGATCTTAATCTCTCCAAAG AAGACTGA
- the LOC104937616 gene encoding serine/threonine-protein kinase MAK isoform X2, which yields MTNCWTAWDCQGCSAKERQGSLWTMNRYTTLKQLGDGTYGSVLLGKSNETGELVAIKRMKRKFYSWDECLNLREVKSLKKLSHANVVRLREVVRENDYLYFVFEYMKENLYQLMKERNKLFPESVVRNMTFQILQGLSFIHEHGYFHRDMKPENLLCMGPELVKIADFGLAREIRSQPPYTDYVSTRWYRAPEVLLKSNTYSSPIDIWAVGCIMAELYTLRPLFPGNSEVDEIFKICQVLGTLKKSDWPEGYNLATSMNFRFPKCVPTSLRSLIPNASNEAITLMKDMLQWDPEKRPSAAQALRYPYFHVGQALGAPLKYSEQLKAEAKMSEVAPETKPLSLCKTGQESGEPIKTQMELQTCIQTLHQPLQQISLPQDNMEPSTKQAMCFTTSQDGQQEPLSLVKNRQTMSWQAATREAPTGAENNMTSARTGRRRWGQTSFKSMDSWDEGDDPDAGVSISKKPTISSLKEKGPDGPSCRFPDSKDDTVSMLQSHGELNRSDSSTSSAKQHYLRQSRYLPGVNLKSNSSVGSQGVGRNLWDSSCVSRGQGLEFPPHDDISLPKLTDKQPLKEKTLKDLNLSKESFMNNPTKTYMSPFQKTETGADRRPRITLAPIGGNSASESTTMNSTQDNEYAGSRSRSLNPQFSGSSTSITGKNTYLKSTNIQPVHGRVDWSAKYGGHQ from the exons ATGACCAACTGTTGGACTGCGTGGGACTGTCAAGGCTGCTCGGCGAAGGAGAGGCAGGGCTCTCTGTGGACGATGAACCGCTACACCACGCTGAAGCAGCTGGGGGACGGCACGTATGGCAGCGTCCTCCTGGGAAAGAGCAATGAGACTGGGGAGCTGGTGGCCATAAAGAG gatgaagaggaagttTTATTCTTGGGATGAGTGCTTGAATCTGCGAGAGGTGAAG tcgCTGAAGAAGCTGAGCCATGCCAACGTGGTGAGACTGAGAGAAGTCGTCAGAGAGAATGACTACCTCTACTTTGTCTTTGAGTATATGAAAGAAAACCTCTATCAGCTCATGAAAGAAAG AAACAAGTTGTTCCCTGAGTCAGTCGTCAGAAACATGACATTTCAGATATTACAGGGACTGTCCTTTATCCATGAACATG GGTACTTCCATCGTGATATGAAACCGGAGAACTTGCTGTGCATGGGCCCAGAGCTGGTTAAGATTGCTGACTTTGGACTAGCGAGAGAAATCCGCTCACAGCCACCTTACACTGATTATGTGTCCACAAGATG GTACCGGGCCCCAGAGGTTCTGCTAAAGTCGAACACCTACAGTTCACCCATCGACATCTGGGCCGTGGGATGCATCATGGCGGAGCTTTACACGCTCAGGCCGCTGTTCCCTGGCAACAGCGAGGTGGACGAGATCTTCAAGATCTGTCAGGTGCTGGGAACGCTGAAGAAG TCGGACTGGCCCGAGGGCTACAACCTGGCCACCTCGATGAACTTCCGCTTCCCAAAGTGTGTCCCCACCAGCCTCAGATCCCTGATCCCCAACGCCAGCAACGAGGCGATCACGCTGATGAAAGACATGCTGCAGTGGGACCCTGAGAAAAGGCCGAGTGCTGCTCAg GCTCTGCGGTATCCATACTTCCATGTCGGGCAGGCACTCGGTGCACCTCTTAAGTACTCGGAGCAGCTGAAGGCTGAGGCAAAGATGTCCGAGGTGGCTCCAGAGACGAAGCCTCTGTCCCTCTGTAAGACGGGCCAAGAGTCCGGTGAGCCAATAAAAACTCAGATGGAGCTGCAGACCTGCATCCAAACTCTCCACCAGCCCCTTCAGCAGATCTCCCTACCTCAGGACAACATGGAGCCAAGCACAAAACAAGCAATGTGTTTCACCACGTCGCAAGACGGGCAGCAGGAACCTCTCAGCCTGGTGAAAAACAGGCAAACGATGAGCTGGCAGGCT GCTACAAGAGAAGCTCCCACAGGAGCAGAGAACAACATGACCTCAGCCCGGACTGGACGCCGACGATGGGGACAGACGTCTTTCAAGTCCATGGACAGCTGGGACGAAGGTGACGATCCAGATGCTGGAGTTTCCATCTCCAAAAAACCGACCATCAGCTCTCTGAAGGAAAAAGGACCAGACGGGCCCAGCTGTCG ATTTCCAGACTCAAAGGACGACACGGTATCAATGCTCCAGAGCCACGGTGAGCTGAACAGATCTGATTCCTCCACCTCGTCTGCCAAGCAGCACTACCTCCGCCAGTCCAGATATCTGCCAG GCGTAAATCTGAAAAGCAACTCCTCAGTAGGAAGCCAGGGGGTCGGCAGAAACCTTTGGGACAGCTCGTGTGTATCCAGAGGACAGGGGCTGGAGTTCCCTCCACATGACG acaTTAGCCTTCCTAAACTAACAGATAAGCAGCCTCTAAAAGAAAAGACCCTGAAGGATCTTAATCTCTCCAAAG AGTCCTTCATGAACAACCCAACTAAGACCTACATGTCACCTTTTCAGAAGACTGAAACAGGAGCAGACAGGAGACCGAGGATTACCCTGGCACCGATAGGAGGCAACTCTGCTAGTGAGTCCACGACAATGAACTCTACACAGGATAATG AATACGCAGGCTCGAGGAGCAGATCCCTGAATCCTCAGTTCTCTGGATCCAGCACAAGCATTACAGGGAAGAACACTTATTTAAAGAGCACAAACATCCAGCCGGTGCACGGTCGAGTAGACTGGAGCGCCAAATACGGAGGCCACCAGTAA
- the LOC104937616 gene encoding serine/threonine-protein kinase MAK isoform X4 — translation MTNCWTAWDCQGCSAKERQGSLWTMNRYTTLKQLGDGTYGSVLLGKSNETGELVAIKRMKRKFYSWDECLNLREVKSLKKLSHANVVRLREVVRENDYLYFVFEYMKENLYQLMKERNKLFPESVVRNMTFQILQGLSFIHEHGYFHRDMKPENLLCMGPELVKIADFGLAREIRSQPPYTDYVSTRWYRAPEVLLKSNTYSSPIDIWAVGCIMAELYTLRPLFPGNSEVDEIFKICQVLGTLKKSDWPEGYNLATSMNFRFPKCVPTSLRSLIPNASNEAITLMKDMLQWDPEKRPSAAQALRYPYFHVGQALGAPLKYSEQLKAEAKMSEVAPETKPLSLCKTGQESGEPIKTQMELQTCIQTLHQPLQQISLPQDNMEPSTKQAMCFTTSQDGQQEPLSLVKNRQTMSWQAATREAPTGAENNMTSARTGRRRWGQTSFKSMDSWDEGDDPDAGVSISKKPTISSLKEKGPDGPSCRFPDSKDDTVSMLQSHGELNRSDSSTSSAKQHYLRQSRYLPGVNLKSNSSVGSQGVGRNLWDSSCVSRGQGLEFPPHDDISLPKLTDKQPLKEKTLKDLNLSKESFMNNPTKTYMSPFQKTETGADRRPRITLAPIGGNSAKYAGSRSRSLNPQFSGSSTSITGKNTYLKSTNIQPVHGRVDWSAKYGGHQ, via the exons ATGACCAACTGTTGGACTGCGTGGGACTGTCAAGGCTGCTCGGCGAAGGAGAGGCAGGGCTCTCTGTGGACGATGAACCGCTACACCACGCTGAAGCAGCTGGGGGACGGCACGTATGGCAGCGTCCTCCTGGGAAAGAGCAATGAGACTGGGGAGCTGGTGGCCATAAAGAG gatgaagaggaagttTTATTCTTGGGATGAGTGCTTGAATCTGCGAGAGGTGAAG tcgCTGAAGAAGCTGAGCCATGCCAACGTGGTGAGACTGAGAGAAGTCGTCAGAGAGAATGACTACCTCTACTTTGTCTTTGAGTATATGAAAGAAAACCTCTATCAGCTCATGAAAGAAAG AAACAAGTTGTTCCCTGAGTCAGTCGTCAGAAACATGACATTTCAGATATTACAGGGACTGTCCTTTATCCATGAACATG GGTACTTCCATCGTGATATGAAACCGGAGAACTTGCTGTGCATGGGCCCAGAGCTGGTTAAGATTGCTGACTTTGGACTAGCGAGAGAAATCCGCTCACAGCCACCTTACACTGATTATGTGTCCACAAGATG GTACCGGGCCCCAGAGGTTCTGCTAAAGTCGAACACCTACAGTTCACCCATCGACATCTGGGCCGTGGGATGCATCATGGCGGAGCTTTACACGCTCAGGCCGCTGTTCCCTGGCAACAGCGAGGTGGACGAGATCTTCAAGATCTGTCAGGTGCTGGGAACGCTGAAGAAG TCGGACTGGCCCGAGGGCTACAACCTGGCCACCTCGATGAACTTCCGCTTCCCAAAGTGTGTCCCCACCAGCCTCAGATCCCTGATCCCCAACGCCAGCAACGAGGCGATCACGCTGATGAAAGACATGCTGCAGTGGGACCCTGAGAAAAGGCCGAGTGCTGCTCAg GCTCTGCGGTATCCATACTTCCATGTCGGGCAGGCACTCGGTGCACCTCTTAAGTACTCGGAGCAGCTGAAGGCTGAGGCAAAGATGTCCGAGGTGGCTCCAGAGACGAAGCCTCTGTCCCTCTGTAAGACGGGCCAAGAGTCCGGTGAGCCAATAAAAACTCAGATGGAGCTGCAGACCTGCATCCAAACTCTCCACCAGCCCCTTCAGCAGATCTCCCTACCTCAGGACAACATGGAGCCAAGCACAAAACAAGCAATGTGTTTCACCACGTCGCAAGACGGGCAGCAGGAACCTCTCAGCCTGGTGAAAAACAGGCAAACGATGAGCTGGCAGGCT GCTACAAGAGAAGCTCCCACAGGAGCAGAGAACAACATGACCTCAGCCCGGACTGGACGCCGACGATGGGGACAGACGTCTTTCAAGTCCATGGACAGCTGGGACGAAGGTGACGATCCAGATGCTGGAGTTTCCATCTCCAAAAAACCGACCATCAGCTCTCTGAAGGAAAAAGGACCAGACGGGCCCAGCTGTCG ATTTCCAGACTCAAAGGACGACACGGTATCAATGCTCCAGAGCCACGGTGAGCTGAACAGATCTGATTCCTCCACCTCGTCTGCCAAGCAGCACTACCTCCGCCAGTCCAGATATCTGCCAG GCGTAAATCTGAAAAGCAACTCCTCAGTAGGAAGCCAGGGGGTCGGCAGAAACCTTTGGGACAGCTCGTGTGTATCCAGAGGACAGGGGCTGGAGTTCCCTCCACATGACG acaTTAGCCTTCCTAAACTAACAGATAAGCAGCCTCTAAAAGAAAAGACCCTGAAGGATCTTAATCTCTCCAAAG AGTCCTTCATGAACAACCCAACTAAGACCTACATGTCACCTTTTCAGAAGACTGAAACAGGAGCAGACAGGAGACCGAGGATTACCCTGGCACCGATAGGAGGCAACTCTGCTA AATACGCAGGCTCGAGGAGCAGATCCCTGAATCCTCAGTTCTCTGGATCCAGCACAAGCATTACAGGGAAGAACACTTATTTAAAGAGCACAAACATCCAGCCGGTGCACGGTCGAGTAGACTGGAGCGCCAAATACGGAGGCCACCAGTAA
- the LOC104937616 gene encoding serine/threonine-protein kinase MAK isoform X1, producing the protein MTNCWTAWDCQGCSAKERQGSLWTMNRYTTLKQLGDGTYGSVLLGKSNETGELVAIKRMKRKFYSWDECLNLREVKSLKKLSHANVVRLREVVRENDYLYFVFEYMKENLYQLMKERNKLFPESVVRNMTFQILQGLSFIHEHGYFHRDMKPENLLCMGPELVKIADFGLAREIRSQPPYTDYVSTRWYRAPEVLLKSNTYSSPIDIWAVGCIMAELYTLRPLFPGNSEVDEIFKICQVLGTLKKSDWPEGYNLATSMNFRFPKCVPTSLRSLIPNASNEAITLMKDMLQWDPEKRPSAAQALRYPYFHVGQALGAPLKYSEQLKAEAKMSEVAPETKPLSLCKTGQESGEPIKTQMELQTCIQTLHQPLQQISLPQDNMEPSTKQAMCFTTSQDGQQEPLSLVKNRQTMSWQAATREAPTGAENNMTSARTGRRRWGQTSFKSMDSWDEGDDPDAGVSISKKPTISSLKEKGPDGPSCRFPDSKDDTVSMLQSHGELNRSDSSTSSAKQHYLRQSRYLPGVNLKSNSSVGSQGVGRNLWDSSCVSRGQGLEFPPHDDISLPKLTDKQPLKEKTLKDLNLSKESFMNNPTKTYMSPFQKTETGADRRPRITLAPIGGNSAIDLSTAADLRVESKIKPSKSKASSNKPVLSHEEYAGSRSRSLNPQFSGSSTSITGKNTYLKSTNIQPVHGRVDWSAKYGGHQ; encoded by the exons ATGACCAACTGTTGGACTGCGTGGGACTGTCAAGGCTGCTCGGCGAAGGAGAGGCAGGGCTCTCTGTGGACGATGAACCGCTACACCACGCTGAAGCAGCTGGGGGACGGCACGTATGGCAGCGTCCTCCTGGGAAAGAGCAATGAGACTGGGGAGCTGGTGGCCATAAAGAG gatgaagaggaagttTTATTCTTGGGATGAGTGCTTGAATCTGCGAGAGGTGAAG tcgCTGAAGAAGCTGAGCCATGCCAACGTGGTGAGACTGAGAGAAGTCGTCAGAGAGAATGACTACCTCTACTTTGTCTTTGAGTATATGAAAGAAAACCTCTATCAGCTCATGAAAGAAAG AAACAAGTTGTTCCCTGAGTCAGTCGTCAGAAACATGACATTTCAGATATTACAGGGACTGTCCTTTATCCATGAACATG GGTACTTCCATCGTGATATGAAACCGGAGAACTTGCTGTGCATGGGCCCAGAGCTGGTTAAGATTGCTGACTTTGGACTAGCGAGAGAAATCCGCTCACAGCCACCTTACACTGATTATGTGTCCACAAGATG GTACCGGGCCCCAGAGGTTCTGCTAAAGTCGAACACCTACAGTTCACCCATCGACATCTGGGCCGTGGGATGCATCATGGCGGAGCTTTACACGCTCAGGCCGCTGTTCCCTGGCAACAGCGAGGTGGACGAGATCTTCAAGATCTGTCAGGTGCTGGGAACGCTGAAGAAG TCGGACTGGCCCGAGGGCTACAACCTGGCCACCTCGATGAACTTCCGCTTCCCAAAGTGTGTCCCCACCAGCCTCAGATCCCTGATCCCCAACGCCAGCAACGAGGCGATCACGCTGATGAAAGACATGCTGCAGTGGGACCCTGAGAAAAGGCCGAGTGCTGCTCAg GCTCTGCGGTATCCATACTTCCATGTCGGGCAGGCACTCGGTGCACCTCTTAAGTACTCGGAGCAGCTGAAGGCTGAGGCAAAGATGTCCGAGGTGGCTCCAGAGACGAAGCCTCTGTCCCTCTGTAAGACGGGCCAAGAGTCCGGTGAGCCAATAAAAACTCAGATGGAGCTGCAGACCTGCATCCAAACTCTCCACCAGCCCCTTCAGCAGATCTCCCTACCTCAGGACAACATGGAGCCAAGCACAAAACAAGCAATGTGTTTCACCACGTCGCAAGACGGGCAGCAGGAACCTCTCAGCCTGGTGAAAAACAGGCAAACGATGAGCTGGCAGGCT GCTACAAGAGAAGCTCCCACAGGAGCAGAGAACAACATGACCTCAGCCCGGACTGGACGCCGACGATGGGGACAGACGTCTTTCAAGTCCATGGACAGCTGGGACGAAGGTGACGATCCAGATGCTGGAGTTTCCATCTCCAAAAAACCGACCATCAGCTCTCTGAAGGAAAAAGGACCAGACGGGCCCAGCTGTCG ATTTCCAGACTCAAAGGACGACACGGTATCAATGCTCCAGAGCCACGGTGAGCTGAACAGATCTGATTCCTCCACCTCGTCTGCCAAGCAGCACTACCTCCGCCAGTCCAGATATCTGCCAG GCGTAAATCTGAAAAGCAACTCCTCAGTAGGAAGCCAGGGGGTCGGCAGAAACCTTTGGGACAGCTCGTGTGTATCCAGAGGACAGGGGCTGGAGTTCCCTCCACATGACG acaTTAGCCTTCCTAAACTAACAGATAAGCAGCCTCTAAAAGAAAAGACCCTGAAGGATCTTAATCTCTCCAAAG AGTCCTTCATGAACAACCCAACTAAGACCTACATGTCACCTTTTCAGAAGACTGAAACAGGAGCAGACAGGAGACCGAGGATTACCCTGGCACCGATAGGAGGCAACTCTGCTA TTGATCTTTCAACTGCTGCTGATCTAAGAGTCGAGTCTAAAATCAAACCGTCCAAAAGTAAAGCTTCCTCAAACAAACCGGTGCTCTCACATGaag AATACGCAGGCTCGAGGAGCAGATCCCTGAATCCTCAGTTCTCTGGATCCAGCACAAGCATTACAGGGAAGAACACTTATTTAAAGAGCACAAACATCCAGCCGGTGCACGGTCGAGTAGACTGGAGCGCCAAATACGGAGGCCACCAGTAA